The Naumovozyma dairenensis CBS 421 chromosome 1, complete genome genome includes a region encoding these proteins:
- the IES5 gene encoding Ies5p (similar to Saccharomyces cerevisiae IES5 (YER092W); ancestral locus Anc_7.379) codes for MSQDPILEKELHKLVVKNDEFVKQDAALKKEYTTLLRKINSVVAVLKELDPEYFEQQRNHDTAEPRLISVGALQKVPKLEWYNRQITRVIQNTNGNENFELPNELIDSYKLYKDSPLLYKDILE; via the coding sequence ATGAGCCAGGATCCCATCTTAGAGAAAGAGCTTCATAAATTAGTAGTCAAAAATGATGAGTTCGTGAAACAAGACGCTGCATTGAAGAAAGAGTATACAACGCTTCTCAGGAAAATTAATAGTGTGGTTGCCGTACTCAAAGAACTAGACCCTGAATATTTTGAACAACAGCGAAATCATGACACCGCTGAACCTAGACTCATATCTGTAGGTGCTTTACAGAAAGTGCCCAAATTGGAATGGTATAATCGACAAATTACAAGAGTGATTCAAAATACTAATggtaatgaaaattttgaactaccaaatgaattgatcgattcatataaattatataaagacTCTCccttattatataaagataTACTAGAATGA
- the MET6 gene encoding 5-methyltetrahydropteroyltriglutamate-homocysteine S-methyltransferase (similar to Saccharomyces cerevisiae MET6 (YER091C); ancestral locus Anc_7.378), with product MVKSAVLGFPRIGPNRELKKVTESYWNGKVTVDDLFKVGKELRAQNWKLQKDAGVDIIPSNDFSYYDHVLDLSLLFNVIPDRYTKYQLSPIDTLFAMGRGLQRKATETEKAVDVTALEMVKWFDSNYHYVRPTFSHSTQFKLNGQKPVDEFLEAKELGIQTRPVLVGPVSFLYLGKADKDSLDLEPLSLLEKLLPLYVEILQKLAAAGATEVQLDEPTLVLDLPKEVQAAVKTAYTFLGNQAGLPKITLATYFGTVVPNLDALKELPIAGFHFDFIRAAEQFDDVASIIGANQTLSVGIVDGRNIWKNDFAKSSEFVQKAISKLGAERVIVATSSSLLHTPVDLNNENKLNAELKNYFSFATQKLEEVVVIAKNVSGQDVSAALEANAKSVAAKASSTFINDPAVQQRVASIDKKMSTRAAPFGERLAEQEKAFNLPLFPTTTIGSFPQTKDIRINRNKFTKGTISAEEYEQFINSEIEKVIRFQEEIDLDVLVHGEPERNDMVQYFGEQLKGYAFTTNGWVQSYGSRYVRPPIIVGDLSRPKAMSVKESVYAQSLTKKLVKGMLTGPITCLRWSFPRVDVDQKTQALQLALALRDEVNDLEAAGIRVIQVDEPAIREGLPLRAGAERSDYQQWAAEAFRVATSGVANKTQIHSHFCYSDLDPNHIKALDADVVSIEFSKKDDANYIAEFKDYPNHIGLGLFDIHSPRVPSKEEFITKIETILKTYPAEKFWVNPDCGLKTRGWEETRLSLTNMVNAAKYFREQYKK from the coding sequence ATGGTTAAATCTGCTGTCTTAGGTTTCCCAAGAATCGGTCCAAACAGAGAACTGAAAAAGGTTACTGAATCCTACTGGAATGGTAAGGTTACCgttgatgatttatttaaagTCGGTAAAGAATTAAGAGCTCAAAACTggaaattacaaaaagaTGCTGGTGTCGATATCATCCCATCCAACGATTTCTCCTACTACGATCATGTCTTGGATTTATCCCTATTATTCAACGTTATCCCAGATCGTTACACCAAATATCAATTGTCTCCAATTGACACTCTATTCGCCATGGGTAGAGGTTTACAAAGAAAGGCTACTGAAACTGAAAAGGCTGTCGATGTCACCGCTTTAGAAATGGTTAAATGGTTCGATTCTAACTACCATTATGTTAGACCAACTTTCTCTCACTCCACTCAATTCAAATTGAACGGTCAAAAACCTGTTGATGAATTCTTAGAAGCTAAAGAATTAGGTATCCAAACTAGACCTGTCTTAGTTGGTCCAGTTTCCTTCTTATACTTGGGTAAAGCTGACAAGGATTCCTTAGATTTGGAACCATTATCCctattggaaaaattattacctTTATACGTAGAAATCTTACAAAAATTAGCTGCTGCTGGTGCCACTGAAGTTCAATTAGATGAACCAACTTTAGTCTTGGATTTACCAAAGGAAGTTCAAGCTGCTGTTAAGACTGCTTACACTTTCTTAGGTAACCAAGCTGGTTTACCAAAGATCACTTTGGCTACTTACTTCGGTACTGTCGTTCCAAACTTAGATgcattgaaagaattaccAATTGCTGGTTTCCATTTCGATTTCATCAGAGCTGCTGAACAATTTGACGACGTTGCCTCTATCATTGGTGCTAACCAAACTTTATCTGTCGGTATCGTTGACGGTAGAAACATTTGGAAGAACGATTTCGCTAAATCTTCTGAATTCGTCCAAAAGGCTATTTCTAAATTAGGTGCTGAAAGAGTTATCGTTGCTACTTCCTCTTCTTTATTACACACTCCAgttgatttaaataatgaaaataaattgaacGCTGAATTAAAAAACTACTTTTCATTCGCTACtcaaaaattagaagaagttgTTGTCATCGCTAAGAACGTTTCCGGTCAAGATGTCTCTGCTGCTTTGGAAGCTAACGCTAAATCTGTCGCTGCTAAGGCTTCTTCTACTTTTATTAACGATCCAGCTGTTCAACAAAGAGTCGCTTCCATTGATAAGAAGATGTCCACTAGAGCTGCTCCATTCGGTGAAAGATTAgctgaacaagaaaaggCTTTCAATTTACCATTGTTCCCAACTACCACAATTGGTTCATTCCCACAAACTAAAGATATCAGAATTAATAGAAACAAATTCACTAAAGGTACTATCTCCGCTGAAGAATACGAACAGTTCATTAACTCTGAAATCGAAAAGGTCATTAGATTCCAAGAAGAAATCGATTTAGATGTCTTAGTTCATGGTGAACCAGAAAGAAACGATATGGTTCAATATTTCGGTGAACAATTGAAAGGTTACGCCTTCACCACTAACGGTTGGGTTCAATCTTATGGTTCTAGATACGTTAGACCACCTATCATTGTCGGTGATTTATCTAGACCAAAGGCTATGTCTGTTAAGGAATCTGTCTATGCTCAATCTTTAACTAAGAAGTTGGTCAAGGGTATGTTAACTGGTCCAATCACTTGTTTGAGATGGTCATTCCCAAGAGTTGATGTCGATCAAAAGACTCAAGCTTTACAATTAGCTTTAGCTTTAAGAGATGAAGTTAATGATTTGGAAGCTGCTGGTATTAGAGTTATTCAAGTTGATGAACCTGCTATTAGAGAAGGTTTACCATTAAGAGCTGGTGCTGAAAGATCCGACTACCAACAATGGGCTGCTGAAGCTTTCAGAGTTGCTACTTCCGGTGTTGCTAACAAAACTCAAATTCATTCTCATTTCTGTTACTCTGATTTGGATCCAAACCATATTAAGGCTCTAGATGCTGACGTTGTCTCCATTGAATTCTCAAAGAAGGATGACGCTAACTACATTGCTGAATTCAAAGATTATCCAAACCACATTGGTCTAGGTTTATTTGATATCCATTCTCCAAGAGTTCCATCTAAGGAAGAATTCATCACCAAGATTGAAACTATTTTGAAGACTTATCCAGCTGAAAAATTCTGGGTCAACCCAGATTGTGGTTTGAAAACCAGAGGCTGGGAAGAAACTAGATTATCCTTGACTAACATGGTTAATGCTGCTAAGTATTTCCGTGAACAATACAAGAAATAA
- the TRP2 gene encoding anthranilate synthase TRP2 (similar to Saccharomyces cerevisiae TRP2 (YER090W); ancestral locus Anc_7.375) — protein MSPITKVQPDLSTLRELAAANDDESINMYPVYAYLPSLDLTPHVAYLKLAQLNNPNRPESFLLESAKTNNELDRYSFIGVAPRKVIKTGPNEGIEYDPLTILEKEMSKSKLAENIPGIPKLSGGAIGYISYDCVRYFEPKTERPLKDLLHVPEAYLMLCDTIIAFDNVFQRFQIIHNINTHEVSLDDGYKIAVEKINDIIKILTNTSDPIPYPEQPKIKLGQTFTSNVGKEGYEAHVSNLKAHIKKGDIIQGVPSQRVARPTSLHPFNIYRHLRTVNPSPYLFYIDCLDFQIIGASPELLCKSDNKNKVITHPIAGTVKRGSTTEEDDILADQLRGSLKDRAEHVMLVDLARNDINRVCDPMTTNVDKLLTVQKFSHVQHLVSQVSGTLRPDKTRFDAFRSIFPAGTVSGAPKVKAMELIAELEGERRGVYAGAVGNWSYDGKSMDTCIALRTMVYKEGIAYLQAGGGIVYDSDEYDEYIETMNKMMANHNTIVQAEEIWANKVGSL, from the coding sequence ATGTCACCTATCACAAAGGTTCAGCCAGATCTGAGTACATTGAGAGAATTGGCAGCTgctaatgatgatgaatccATCAATATGTATCCGGTCTACGCATACTTACCATCGTTAGATCTGACCCCACACGTTgcatatttgaaattggcTCAATTAAACAATCCTAATAGACCTGAATCTTTCCTATTGGAAAGTGCCAAgacaaataatgaattagatCGTTATTCCTTCATCGGTGTGGCGCCACGTAAAGTCATCAAGACTGGTCCAAATGAAGGTATTGAATATGATCCATTAactattttggaaaaagaaatgtcGAAATCAAAATTGGCAGAAAATATCCCCGGTATTCCTAAATTAAGTGGTGGTGCCATTGGATATATCTCATACGATTGTGTTCGTTATTTCGAACCAAAAACAGAAAGACCATTAAAGGACTTACTACATGTCCCAGAAGCCTATTTGATGCTTTGTGATACCATAATTGCATTCGATAACGTTTTCCAAagattccaaattattcatAACATTAACACTCACGAAGTATCCCTAGATGATGGTTACAAAATCGCAGTCGAGAAAATCAACGATATAATCAAAATCTTAACAAATACTTCTGATCCAATCCCATACCCAGAACAACCAAAGATCAAACTAGGTCAAACATTCACATCAAACGTCGGTAAAGAAGGTTACGAAGCTCACGTTTCCAATTTGAAAGCTCATATCAAGAAAGGTGACATCATTCAAGGTGTACCCTCTCAACGTGTTGCAAGACCAACTTCATTACATCCTTTCAACATATATCGTCATTTACGTACAGTGAACCCATCTCCATATTTATTCTACATTGATTGTCTTGATTTCCAAATAATCGGTGCATCCCCAGAATTATTATGTAAATCagataataagaataaagtAATTACACATCCAATTGCAGGGACAGTGAAGAGAGGTTCTACTACGGAAGAGGATGATATCTTAGCGGATCAATTACGTGGGTCTTTGAAAGATCGTGCTGAACATGTCATGTTGGTAGATTTGGCTCgtaatgatattaatagaGTTTGCGATCCAATGACTACTAACGTTGATAAATTGTTGACTGTGCAAAAGTTTTCTCACGTGCAACATTTGGTTTCACAAGTTAGTGGGACTTTGAGACCTGATAAGACTAGATTCGACGCGTTTAGATCGATTTTCCCTGCCGGTACAGTTAGTGGAGCTCCAAAAGTGAAAGCTATGGAATTGATTGCTGAACTGGAAGGTGAAAGACGTGGTGTTTATGCAGGTGCTGTGGGTAATTGGTCTTATGATGGTAAAAGTATGGATACCTGTATCGCGTTGAGAACTATGGTTTATAAAGAAGGCATTGCATATTTACAAGCTGGTGGTGGTATTGTTTATGATTCTgatgaatatgatgaatatattgaaactATGAATAAGATGATGGCTAACCATAACACTATTGTTCAAGCGGAAGAAATCTGGGCCAACAAAGTTGGCTCTTTGTAA
- the PTC2 gene encoding type 2C protein phosphatase PTC2 (similar to Saccharomyces cerevisiae PTC3 (YBL056W) and PTC2 (YER089C); ancestral locus Anc_7.374), protein MGQILSNPVIDKEHHSGTDLLTAFGLCAMQGWRMSMEDSHIVEPNVLQEGDKDHIAFYSVFDGHGGSGVAEYCGEKVTSILQQQQSFKDRDLTRALIDTYLKTDEALLNDPILKNDHSGCTATSILISKLQNVLICGNSGDSRTVLSTNGVAKTLSYDHKPTLTSEKSRITAADGFVEMDRVNGNLALSRAIGDFEFKNNKQLGPHEQIVTCVPDIIKHNLNYEKDEFVILACDGIWDCLTSQECVDLIHYGINKGDMSLNDISSRLIDVCCSPTTEGTGIGCDNMSIVIVALLNDGESVNDWFERVRAKKHNTPISFELKRKVIYNYYEFPTDESAIFDITTKKPQERFTQDSNNNAHRHNYHDEDDMEIDETDADADGDNEGSNDKPKRATDRNGPIDLLSLEALLGAGIQVQSGPDNISYIAGNALSEVLNSLSKAHKETESSTNESSHEVTEKEDDSEGEKITELEDSS, encoded by the coding sequence ATGGGACAAATTCTATCTAATCCAGTCATTGACAAAGAACACCATTCTGGGACAGATCTTTTGACCGCCTTCGGGTTATGTGCCATGCAAGGGTGGCGTATGTCCATGGAAGATTCTCATATTGTAGAACCAAATGTTCTTCAAGAAGGTGATAAAGACCACATTGCCTTCTATAGTGTCTTTGATGGTCATGGTGGTTCAGGAGTTGCTGAATATTGTGGAGAAAAAGTGACCTCCATcttacaacaacaacaatcttTCAAAGATCGGGATTTGACTCGAGCATTGATAGATACTTATTTGAAGACTGATGAAGCCCTACTAAATGATcctattttgaaaaatgatcaTAGTGGGTGTACTGCTACTTCTATACTTATTTCCAAGTTACAAAATGTATTGATTTGTGGTAATTCTGGTGATAGTAGAACAGTATTATCCACTAATGGTGTTGCAAAGACTTTATCATATGATCATAAACCGACTTTAACTAGTGAGAAATCTCGTATTACTGCTGCCGATGGGTTTGTAGAAATGGATCGTGTGAATGGTAATTTAGCATTGTCAAGAGCCATCGGtgattttgaatttaaaaataataaacaattgGGACCACATGAACAAATTGTAACATGTGTACCAGATATAATTAAACATAATCTAAACTATGAAAAGGATGAATTTGTCATTTTAGCTTGTGATGGTATTTGGGATTGTTTAACTTCACAAGAATGTGTGgatttgattcattatGGTATCAACAAGGGTGATATGAGTTTAAATGATATATCTTCTCGTTTAATTGACGTTTGTTGTTCACCTACTACGGAGGGTACTGGAATTGGTTGTGATAATATGAGTATTGTAATTGTGGcattattgaatgatgGTGAAAGTGTTAATGATTGGTTCGAACGTGTGAGGGCTAAGAAACATAATACTCCAATTTCATTTGAACTGAAAAGGAAAGTCatttacaattattatGAATTCCCAACGGATGAATCTGCCATTTTTGATATAACGACTAAGAAACCACAAGAACGTTTCACTCAAGATAGCAATAACAATGCGCACCGTCATAACTATcatgatgaagatgatatggAAATCGATGAGACTGATGCAGATGCAGATGGCGATAATGAAGGAAGCAATGATAAACCTAAACGTGCCACTGATCGTAATGGTCCGATAGATCTTTTATCACTAGAAGCATTACTAGGTGCAGGAATACAGGTACAATCTGGTCctgataatatttcatatattgCAGGAAATGCATTATCTGAAGTTCTAAATTCTCTAAGTAAAGCTCATAAGGAGACGGAATCATCAACTAATGAAAGTAGTCATGAAGTTACTGAAAAGGAAGATGATAGTGAAGGTGAAAAAATTACTGAACTTGAAGATTCTAGTTAG
- the NDAI0A01760 gene encoding uncharacterized protein yields MFVRESRSPEGKGKLNGNRSCAPTRTCFLVRGTFSQEAGTGRWARPRLRHPPVPVTVSVSVALSNRGEARPGLRVSPPRCPTPPVIVSRPRPRASVPSAFLPVCPATGGKRERVCVREYHVNLKGPTAPLLTNVGTTTKKRRIIYCQNMLQNNTKTTMFHHHQLNSITTDKYTKMG; encoded by the coding sequence ATGTTTGTCAGAGAGTCTCGAAGTCCAGAGGGGAAGGGAAAGTTAAACGGTAACCGTTCCTGCGCTCCAACACGAACCTGTTTTCTCGTACGAGGAACATTTAGCCAGGAGGCGGGGACGGGACGGTGGGCCAGACCACGTCTTCGGCATCCTCCTGTTCCCGTCACCGTCTCCGTCTCCGTCGCCCTGTCGAATCGAGGCGAGGCCAGGCCAGGCCTGAGGGTCTCTCCGCCCAGGTGTCCCACTCCTCCTGTCATCGTCTCCCGTCCCCGTCCCCGCGCCTCCGTCCCCTCTGCGTTTCTCCCTGTCTGCCCGGCAACCGGCGGCAAGAGAGAGAGAGTGTGTGTCAGAGAATACCACGTAAACCTTAAAGGGCCAACGGCACCTCTACTAACAAATGTCGGCACAACGACGAAGAAACGTCGCATTATTTATTGCCAAAACATGTTGCAAAATAACACAAAGACAACCATGTTCCATCATCACCAACTGAATAGTATCACCACGGATAAATACACTAAAATGGGATGA
- the DOT6 gene encoding Dot6p (similar to Saccharomyces cerevisiae YBL054W and DOT6 (YER088C); ancestral locus Anc_7.372), which produces MTAPKYVGASVFSPTTTTSSNLNILNNHPHPPTQPYNHLPTQYGQNNTNTAQYVHNVMSVASLNNNISSDTNIIGIQNKSGNMENEIRSQNTTTDTDVDVDVHIDVNDDMNINDHSSSLPTSSGRKTAKKSSKENSLKNPSSWDPEDDLLLRHLKEIKKMGWKEIAQYFTNRTPNACQFRWRRLKSGNLKSNKTALMDVTEYHGTLEILNADPTISSNKNSSTKRESVSNLKSDHIIQNGITNTSTKYALSTIAVAETQVPRSTIVNDTHIVPSPPFPIKNSNAVQLDNEEMIIPNNSNAFIQPKNSSSTTATTTNTNFINSFNGSNILPVPISQQQSFNKPRANSHSFTKPSIVTQYNQCNGITTEDGEHSGFIPKVFVKSRRSSLAFLPPLSSNLATSPPVNSSINAALNITLVTSKSRKNSFASWASRRSSFSISSSTPSRRSSIIMAPTSISSTLNPKSRRESLVKKDYYLNRRTSNVNDTTTTNTTTILSPTATSNNHSNHLFANSNTFLDSNTSIASQEQRKNSRSLSISANTNHNNNNNLSQRFFASNRSPNDWTKEEDALLIENNSRNLSIMELSILLPNKSESEIQSRINNIICEGPEQQFNKTMDGYISPSHSPTKTSPRSTTNSSSNRRLPSPDNGPAGKDDEHIDPLYNKHNHIRQNDNRTKGKLTVDNNNNNNSNNNNSPNSTKNISPIPTPTLSSTTDNEDNISVDTSTTNTTATIMNSTSNKFDFGVYNLHSQSVTPRNNISITSINDNNNIVTNSNRDTISNNNNNASNSNNNNSHLPSINTIFKNMM; this is translated from the coding sequence ATGACTGCTCCAAAATATGTCGGTGCTTCAGTCTTTTCACCAACTACAACTACTTCCTCTAATCTTAATATATTGAACAACCATCCGCACCCACCAACTCAGCCTTATAATCATCTGCCAACCCAATATGgtcaaaataatacaaatactGCACAATACGTCCATAACGTAATGTCAGTTGCTTCTTTGAACAATAACATCTCCTCCGatacaaatattattgGCATTCAAAACAAGAGTGGTAATATGGAAAACGAAATTAGATCCCAAAACACCACTACGGATACAGACGTCGACGTCGATGTACACATAGATGTTAACGATGATATGAATATAAACGATCATTCTAGCTCTTTACCAACTAGTTCTGGAAGGAAAACAGCTAAGAAATCATCAAAGGAAAACTCACTTAAGAATCCATCTTCTTGGGATCCTGAAGATGATCTTTTACTACGTCATTTGAAggaaataaagaaaatgggaTGGAAAGAAATTGCTCAATATTTTACCAATAGAACTCCTAACGCTTGTCAATTTAGATGGAGAAGATTGAAATCTGGTAActtaaaatcaaataaaactGCTTTAATGGATGTCACTGAATATCATGGTACTTTAGAGATTTTAAATGCTGATCCTACAATTTCTAGCAATAAAAATTCCTCTACCAAGAGAGAAAGTGTCTCGAACCTAAAATCAGATCATATTATCCAAAACGGCATTACTAATACATCTACAAAATATGCTCTTTCTACTATTGCCGTAGCTGAAACGCAAGTCCCTCGTTCTACTATCGTAAATGATACTCATATCGTTCCATCACCTCCATTCCcaataaaaaattctaACGCTGTACAATTAGATAATGAAGAGATGATAATAccaaataatagtaatgcTTTTATTCAACCTAAAAATAGCTCTTCTACTACCgctactactactaataCAAACTTCATAAACTCATTTAATGGCTCCAATATTTTGCCAGTTCCAATAAGCCAACAACAATCCTTCAATAAACCGAGAGCTAACTCCCATTCCTTCACTAAACCTTCAATAGTTACGCAATATAATCAATGTAATGGAATTACCACTGAAGATGGAGAACATTCTGGTTTTATTCCAAAAGTCTTTGTcaaatcaagaagaagttCATTGGCCTTTTTACCTCCTCTATCTTCTAATTTGGCAACATCCCCTCCTGTCAATAGTAGTATTAATGCAGCATTGAATATCACCTTAGTGACTTccaaatcaagaaaaaactCATTTGCTAGTTGGGCATCAAGAAgatcatcattttctatCTCAAGTTCCACTCCATCTAGACGTTCTTCTATTATAATGGCACCAACCTCCATAAGTAGTACATTAAATCCAAAATCAAGAAGAGAATCTCTTGTtaagaaagattattatcTAAATCGTCGGACCTCAAATGTCAATGATactacaacaacaaacacCACTACTATATTATCACCAACTGCTACATCTAATAAccattcaaatcatttatttGCTAATTCTAATACTTTCCTTGATTCAAATACATCAATCGCTTCACAAgaacaaaggaaaaactCTAGATCTTTGTCTATTTCAGCAAATACTAAtcacaataataataataatctttcacAAAGATTTTTCGCATCAAATAGATCACCTAATGATTGgactaaagaagaagatgcaCTATTAatagaaaataattcaagaaacTTATCAATAATGGAACTATCAATCCTTTTACCAAACAAATCTGAATCAGAAATTCAATCtagaattaataatatcatttgTGAAGGTCCAGAACaacaatttaataaaacTATGGATGGTTATATCTCACCATCACATTCTCCAACAAAGACCTCTCCTCGTTCCACTACCAATTCTTCCTCTAATAGAAGATTACCATCACCTGATAACGGCCCTGCTGGCAAAGATGATGAACATATTGATCCATTGTATAACAAACACAATCATATTCGTCAGAATGATAACAGAACAAAGGGAAAGTTGACcgttgataataataataataataatagtaataataataattcaccAAACTCTaccaaaaatatatctcCGATTCCTACACCAACACTTTCATCAACTactgataatgaagataatatcTCAGTAGATacttcaacaacaaatacTACAGCCACTATAATGAATTCAACATCCAATAAATTCGATTTTGGTGTCTACAATCTACATTCTCAAAGTGTTACACCaaggaataatatttccATAACATCaatcaatgataataacaatatcgTAACTAATTCCAATAGAGATACcatttctaataataataacaacgCTAGCAAtagtaacaataacaattcTCATTTACCAAGTATAAAcacaatttttaaaaatatgatgtaa